The proteins below come from a single Zea mays cultivar B73 chromosome 8, Zm-B73-REFERENCE-NAM-5.0, whole genome shotgun sequence genomic window:
- the LOC100283162 gene encoding src2-like protein: MATRSLELTLISGKDLKDVNLMSRMEVYAVVSLSGDPRSRQRVQADRTGGRNPTWNATLRFAVPATGAGSLHVLLRAERALGDRDVGEVHIPLSELLSGAPDGPVPAKFVAYQVRKISSGKPQGVLNLSYKLGEVANGYAPASAAQSAYAHPPPTAAYPPPSGKADAYAPPAAYPPPSGKADAYAPPATAYPPAAKADAYPPPYGAYPPAGGKADAAYPPSSGYPPAAGKPAKGGEPVTAYPSAGPSTAAPYAAPPPQYGGYGYPPQQAAGYGYPPPQQAGYGYGYPPPQAAGYGYQQQAVRPQKKKNNFGMGLGAGLLGGAVGGLLIGDMISDSSAYDAGYDAGFDDGGGFDF; this comes from the coding sequence ATGGCGACGCGGTCGCTGGAGCTGACGCTGATCTCGGGCAAGGACCTCAAGGACGTGAACCTGATGTCCAGGATGGAGGTCTACGCCGTGGTGTCGCTCTCCGGCGACCCCCGGTCGCGGCAGCGGGTCCAGGCCGACCGCACCGGCGGCCGCAACCCGACCTGGAACGCCAcgctccgcttcgccgtcccagcCACTGGCGCCGGCTCCCTCCACGTCCTCCTCCGCGCCGAGCGCGCCCTCGGCGACCGCGATGTCGGCGAGGTCCACATCCCGCTGTCCGAGCTCCTCTCCGGCGCCCCCGACGGCCCTGTCCCCGCCAAGTTCGTCGCCTACCAGGTGCGCAAGATCTCCTCCGGCAAGCCCCAGGGAGTCCTCAACCTCTCGTACAAGCTCGGCGAGGTCGCCAACGGCTACGCCCCCGCTTCCGCCGCCCAGTCCGCCTACGCCCATCCTCCACCGACCGCCGCGTACCCGCCTCCTTCAGGCAAGGCTGACGCCTACGCGCCTCCCGCCGCGTACCCGCCTCCTTCGGGCAAGGCCGACGCGTACGCGCCCCCTGCCACCGCATACCCGCCGGCAGCCAAGGCCGACGCGTACCCACCTCCATACGGCGcctacccgcccgccggcggcaagGCCGACGCTGCTTACCCGCCCTCATCCGGCTACCCACCCGCGGCAGGCAAGCCAGCCAAGGGGGGCGAACCGGTGACGGCCTACCCTTCGGCCGGTCCCAGCACGGCGGCGCCCTACGCTGCTCCTCCGCCGCAGTACGGCGGCTACGGGTACCCGCCGCAGCAGGCCGCCGGGTACGGCTACCCGCCCCCGCAGCAGGCCGGGTACGGGTACGGCTACCCGCCGCCGCAGGCCGCCGGGTACGGGTACCAGCAGCAGGCCGTGAGGCcgcagaagaagaagaacaacttCGGGATGgggctcggggccgggctgctcgGAGGCGCCGTCGGGGGCCTCCTGATCGGCGACATGATCTCGGACTCGTCGGCGTACGACGCCGGCTACGACGCCGGGTTCGACGACGGCGGCGGCTTCGATTTCTAG
- the LOC103636317 gene encoding autophagy-related protein 18a-like, with product MEPPASSPAPPNPNPVPDDRPLQQQVEEARAPEPEPERETSPTSLTTSIDPTPSGGEESESDDSSSVSSAPSSASAPAAAAPFPTAKDLLHISFNQDYGCFAAGTKSGFRIYNCDPFREIFRRDLAADGGGAGGGGIGVVEMLFRCNILALVGGGDNPHYPPNKVMIWDDHQSRCIGELSFRSPVRGVRLRRDRIIVVLENKIFVYNFADLKLVHQIETAPNPKGLCAVSQQPGSIVLVCPGAQKGQVRVEHYGARKTKFINAHTSRVSCFALSQDGRLIATASTKGTLVRIYNAAEGNLLQEVRRGADRAEIYSLAFSNNLQYLAVSSDKGTIHVFNLKINVGSTANDKPIPAPDPEVSHISPPLSFIKGVLPKYFHSEWSVAQFRLHEGEQYIVAFGHEKNTVSVVGMDGSFYRCQFDPVNGGEMLQLECYSFLKPSDQP from the exons ATGGAGCCGCCCGCCTCCTCGCCGGCACCGCCAAACCCTAACCCAGTCCCCGACGATCGGCCGCTGCAGCAGCAGGTGGAAGAGGCGCGGGcgccggagccggagccggagcggGAGACGTCGCCGACGTCCCTGACCACCTCAATCGATCCCACCCCTTCCGGCGGCGAGGAGAGCGAGAGCGATGACTCCTCGTCAGTCTCGTCGGcgccctcctccgcctccgctccCGCGGCCGCTGCGCCCTTCCCCACGGCCAAGGACCTCCTCCACATCTCCTTCAACCAGGACTACGGCTGCTTCGCGGCGGGCACCAAGTCGGGCTTCCGCATCTACAACTGCGACCCCTTCCGCGAGATCTTCCGCCGGGACCTCGCCGCCgatggcggcggcgccgggggagGGGGTATCGGCGTCGTCGAGATGTTGTTCCGCTGCAACATACTCGCGCTCGTCGGCGGCGGCGATAACCCCCACTACCCGCCCAACAAGGTGATGATCTGGGACGACCACCAGAGCCGGTGCATTGGGGAGCTCTCCTTCCGCTCCCCCGTCCGAGGCGTCCGCCTCCGGCGCGACCGCATCATCGTGGTGCTCGAGAACAAAATCTTCGTCTACAACTTTGCGGACCTTAAGCTCGTGCACCAGATCGAGACGGCGCCCAACCCCAAGGGCCTCTGCGCTGTGTCGCAGCAGCCCGGGTCAATCGTGCTTGTTTGCCCCGGTGCCCAGAAGGGGCAGGTTAGGGTGGAACACTATGGGGCAAGGAAGACCAAGTTTATCAATGCACACACTTCCCGCGTCTCGTGCTTCGCGCTGTCGCAGGACGGGAGGCTCATTGCAACTGCTAGCACCAAGGGAACACTTGTTAGAATCTACAATGCAGCTGAAGGCAATCTCTTGCAGGAA GTAAGGAGAGGTGCTGATAGAGCAGAAATATATAGCTTGGCTTTCTCGAATAATTTGCAGTATTTGGCTGTGTCCAGTGATAAAGGAACAATACATGTCTTCAATCTAAAGATAAATGTGGGATCGACTGCAAATGATAAACCTATACCTGCTCCAGATCCTGAAGTTTCGCATATAAGCCCCCCTCTTTCGTTCATTAAGG GTGTGTTGCCGAAATATTTCCACTCTGAGTGGTCAGTAGCTCAGTTCAGGCTCCATGAGGGGGAGCAGTACATTGTTGCATTTGGACATGAGAAGAATACCGTGTCAGTTGTTGGTATGGATGGAAG CTTCTACAGATGTCAATTTGACCCAGTTAATGGAGGAGAAATGCTGCAGCTGGAGTGCTACAGTTTTCTAAAACCGTCAGATCAACCGTAG
- the LOC101027108 gene encoding RALFL33 encodes MAHVDRPRSRAVLAVAVAVAAAALLLFAAAGVPRAAGQTTTTAVVDLDSWADRGAACTGAVEACGGIGATARRELGSGGYISYDAMSRGRVPCSYRGASYYNCRPGAPANPYSRGCSAITRCRG; translated from the coding sequence ATGGCACACGTCGACCGGCCACGGAGCCGCGCCGTGCTCgcggtcgccgtcgccgtcgccgccgcggCGCTCCTCCTTTTTGCCGCAGCGGGCGTCCCGCGTGCGGCCGGCCAGACGACGACGACAGCGGTGGTGGATCTGGACAGCTGGGCCGATCGCGGCGCGGCGTGCACGGGCGCGGTGGAGGCGTGCGGCGGCATCGGCGCGACGGCCAGGAGGGAGCTGGGTTCCGGCGGGTACATCAGCTACGACGCCATGAGCCGCGGGCGCGTGCCGTGCTCGTACCGCGGCGCGTCCTACTACAACTGCCGGCCGGGCGCGCCGGCCAACCCTTACTCCCGCGGCTGCTCCGCCATCACCCGCTGCAGAGGCTAG